One part of the Polycyclovorans algicola TG408 genome encodes these proteins:
- a CDS encoding MFS transporter has protein sequence MMDPSQFRLLGKRRFGPYFLTQALSAFTDNVYRSALVVLLAFGGAGLSPGQIDLYANVAAALFILPFFLFSATAGQIADKYEKSTLIRWIKLFELGVVVLAVIGFMEGSMTMLLALLFLMGTQSALFGPVKYSILPHCLRRAELVGGNALVAVVTFLAILLGTMLGGWLVVQGSGPHWVAATVMALAVLGYAASFGIPRGVAAAPDLRINWNPLAETWRNFQFVRGNRTVMLAVLGISWFWCFGAVFLSQLPNYSRVHLGGDVVVMTLLLGVFSLGMGVGALLCERLSGGKLEMGLVPLGSIGLTWFGIDLYFAMPEAVVEAGITVETFFRSIANHRMLWDLGLMGLFGGLYIVPLYALIQTRTDPQHLSRVIAGNNILNAAFMVGAAVMSIVLLQWLGLSIPQLLLLTVLVNAAVAIFIYSLVPEFVMRFLVWIIINTLYRIRKTRLDHIPDEGPAVIVCNHVSFVDAVILGGNIRRPVRFVMYHKIYNVPVLNFIFRTAKAIPIAGAKEDPVLMARAFAEIEVELKAGNVVCIFPEGGLTMDGEIQPFRAGIERIIKATPVPVIPMALQGLWGSFFSRRDSALKRARLPRRVWSAIGLVAGEPVPPEKVSAADLQRRVQALRGDLA, from the coding sequence ATGATGGACCCGAGTCAGTTCCGATTGCTGGGCAAACGTCGCTTCGGCCCGTACTTTTTAACGCAGGCGCTGAGCGCCTTCACTGACAACGTGTACCGAAGCGCGCTGGTTGTGTTGCTGGCCTTTGGCGGCGCCGGACTGTCGCCGGGGCAGATCGACCTGTACGCCAATGTGGCGGCCGCGCTGTTCATCTTGCCGTTCTTTCTGTTCTCGGCGACTGCGGGGCAAATTGCCGACAAGTACGAGAAGTCCACGCTGATCCGCTGGATCAAGTTGTTTGAGCTGGGCGTGGTGGTGCTGGCCGTCATTGGCTTCATGGAGGGCAGCATGACGATGCTCTTGGCCCTGCTGTTTTTGATGGGCACGCAATCGGCATTGTTCGGGCCGGTGAAGTATTCGATTCTGCCGCATTGCCTGCGTCGCGCCGAACTGGTGGGCGGCAATGCCCTGGTGGCTGTGGTGACGTTTTTGGCGATTCTGCTCGGCACGATGTTGGGCGGCTGGTTGGTCGTGCAGGGCAGTGGGCCGCATTGGGTTGCGGCCACTGTGATGGCCCTGGCAGTGCTGGGTTATGCAGCGTCGTTCGGCATTCCTCGGGGTGTCGCGGCGGCGCCGGACCTGCGCATCAACTGGAACCCACTTGCCGAAACCTGGCGCAACTTTCAGTTCGTGCGCGGCAATCGCACGGTGATGCTGGCGGTGCTCGGGATCTCATGGTTCTGGTGCTTCGGCGCCGTGTTTCTGTCGCAGTTACCAAACTACTCTCGCGTGCATCTGGGCGGCGATGTTGTGGTCATGACCCTGTTGTTGGGCGTGTTTTCGCTGGGCATGGGCGTCGGCGCATTGCTCTGCGAGCGGCTGTCAGGCGGCAAGCTGGAAATGGGTCTGGTGCCGCTGGGCTCCATCGGCCTGACTTGGTTTGGAATTGATCTGTACTTCGCCATGCCGGAGGCGGTTGTCGAGGCCGGGATCACCGTCGAGACCTTTTTCAGGTCGATTGCGAATCACCGCATGCTTTGGGATCTGGGGCTGATGGGGCTGTTCGGCGGTCTCTACATCGTGCCGCTTTACGCGCTGATACAAACCCGGACGGATCCCCAGCATCTGTCGCGGGTCATCGCCGGCAACAACATTCTCAATGCAGCGTTCATGGTGGGCGCGGCGGTCATGTCGATCGTGCTGTTGCAATGGCTGGGGTTGAGCATTCCGCAGTTGTTGTTGCTCACGGTTTTGGTCAACGCTGCTGTTGCGATTTTCATCTACTCGCTGGTGCCCGAGTTCGTGATGCGGTTTCTGGTGTGGATCATCATCAACACGCTTTACCGCATCCGCAAAACCCGACTCGATCACATTCCGGATGAAGGCCCGGCGGTGATCGTCTGCAACCACGTCAGCTTCGTTGATGCCGTCATTCTCGGCGGCAACATTCGGCGCCCGGTGCGTTTTGTGATGTACCACAAGATCTACAACGTGCCGGTGCTGAACTTCATTTTCCGCACGGCCAAGGCCATTCCAATCGCCGGGGCAAAAGAAGACCCGGTGCTCATGGCGCGCGCTTTCGCCGAAATCGAAGTCGAGCTCAAAGCGGGCAACGTGGTCTGCATTTTCCCCGAAGGCGGATTGACGATGGATGGCGAGATTCAGCCATTCCGCGCGGGCATTGAACGCATCATCAAGGCGACGCCAGTGCCGGTGATTCCCATGGCGCTTCAGGGTTTGTGGGGCAGCTTTTTCAGCCGTCGCGACAGTGCGCTGAAGCGTGCGCGTCTGCCGAGGCGCGTCTGGTCGGCGATAGGCCTGGTGGCGGGCGAGCCGGTGCCGCCAGAGAAGGTCAGCGCCGCCGACTTGCAGCGGCGGGTGCAAGCGTTGCGCGGTGATCTGGCTTAG
- a CDS encoding flavin-containing monooxygenase, whose protein sequence is MGQAQNLPQHVDAVVIGAGIAGLYGLYRLREQGLNVRCFEAGNSVGGTWYWNRYPGARVDSASHVYQYWFSESLAKKWRWSERFPAQAETERYLNFVADECDLRKDIRFGTRIESAHFDAATQRWTVKTDSGETVNTQFILASTGGLSAPLVPPFPGHEKFKGQIFHTGRWPKDGVDFSGKRVGVIGTGATGIQVIQTIASQVEHLTVFQRTANWSIPMRNPKLTDADRKVFDDSFHEMRQKVQRTFAGFEFDFQDGTFAELPPDKRHEAMEALWNDGSLAFWVGSFIDVFFETEVAHEFSKFAEARIRARIKDPKVADLLVPRDHEFGTRRVPLETGYYEAYNRDNVALVDVKGNKITEITETGLKLADGTEYPLDILIMATGFDAGTGSLTRIDIRGRDGISLKQQWGQEIRTMMGLQVHGYPNLFTTMAPFAPAAAFCNVPTCLQQQIDWINECIKYVRDKGGQTIEATAEAEEQWLQHHDEVSKPTLVANTDSWYTCANVEGKPRRMLSYLGGVNAYRETCETVKAKGYEGFEIA, encoded by the coding sequence ATGGGTCAAGCTCAAAACCTGCCGCAACACGTCGACGCCGTGGTCATCGGGGCTGGGATCGCCGGCCTGTATGGCTTGTACCGATTGCGCGAGCAGGGGCTGAACGTTCGCTGCTTTGAAGCGGGCAACAGCGTTGGCGGGACCTGGTACTGGAACCGCTACCCGGGCGCGCGAGTCGATTCAGCCTCGCATGTTTATCAGTACTGGTTCTCGGAATCGCTGGCCAAGAAATGGCGTTGGAGCGAGCGCTTTCCGGCCCAGGCCGAAACCGAGCGATACCTCAATTTCGTGGCGGACGAATGCGATCTGCGCAAGGACATCCGCTTCGGCACCCGCATCGAGTCGGCCCATTTTGATGCCGCAACCCAGCGCTGGACGGTGAAAACCGACAGCGGCGAAACCGTCAATACCCAGTTCATCCTCGCCAGCACCGGCGGGCTGTCGGCACCGCTGGTGCCGCCCTTCCCGGGGCACGAGAAGTTCAAGGGCCAGATCTTCCACACCGGCCGCTGGCCGAAAGATGGCGTTGATTTCAGCGGCAAGCGCGTGGGCGTGATCGGCACCGGCGCCACCGGCATTCAGGTGATTCAGACCATCGCCAGCCAGGTCGAGCACCTCACGGTGTTTCAGCGCACGGCCAACTGGTCGATTCCCATGCGCAACCCGAAACTCACCGACGCCGACCGCAAGGTGTTCGACGACTCGTTCCACGAAATGCGCCAGAAAGTGCAACGTACTTTCGCCGGGTTCGAGTTCGACTTTCAGGACGGCACCTTTGCGGAATTGCCGCCCGACAAGCGTCATGAGGCGATGGAGGCGCTGTGGAACGACGGGTCGCTGGCGTTCTGGGTGGGAAGCTTTATCGACGTGTTTTTTGAGACCGAGGTGGCACACGAGTTCTCAAAGTTTGCGGAAGCGCGCATCCGTGCTCGCATCAAAGACCCAAAAGTGGCCGATCTGCTGGTGCCGCGTGATCACGAATTCGGCACCCGCCGCGTGCCACTTGAAACCGGCTACTACGAGGCCTACAACCGAGACAACGTCGCCCTGGTTGACGTCAAGGGCAACAAGATCACCGAGATCACCGAGACCGGCCTGAAGCTGGCCGACGGCACCGAATACCCGCTCGATATTCTGATCATGGCGACGGGCTTCGACGCCGGCACCGGCTCGCTGACGCGCATCGACATTCGCGGCCGTGACGGTATCTCGCTCAAGCAGCAGTGGGGCCAGGAAATTCGCACCATGATGGGCCTGCAGGTGCACGGCTATCCCAACCTGTTCACCACCATGGCGCCGTTCGCGCCGGCTGCCGCGTTCTGCAACGTGCCGACCTGCCTGCAGCAGCAGATCGACTGGATCAACGAGTGCATCAAGTACGTGCGTGACAAAGGCGGCCAAACGATCGAGGCCACGGCCGAAGCCGAAGAGCAGTGGTTGCAGCACCACGACGAGGTGTCAAAACCGACGTTGGTGGCCAACACCGACTCCTGGTACACCTGCGCCAATGTCGAGGGCAAGCCGCGCCGCATGTTGTCGTATCTGGGCGGCGTCAACGCCTATCGCGAAACCTGCGAAACGGTGAAGGCGAAGGGTTACGAAGGTTTCGAAATCGCCTGA